taatgaaaataaaatattagcaCAAACCAAGTTTTACTCATTTTCTTCACCTTTCTTCTTCAACATGTTCGCTTTGTTTTTAACTACAATAGGAGTAATTTAATACGAAATAATatcatttatccattttaaaactaaaactaataaaaataaacttaaatatacATGATTATTTATATTGTCAACTTAACTTTTCTAATCCGAAATTCGCATGCTTTCTCTGCGTCAGCACAGCCATGTTTCAATCTAAGCGGTGGACTTTTAGAACAAAGACAAAGAAGACAAGACAAGCGGGAAACTGTCCAACTGTTTCCTTCAACAAATGACACCAACATTCTGCAAAATGTAATCTAGTAAAGGCTATATAGATTTGAGTGGATACTGGGTATTgagtttggttttaaatttttgtagcATTTCAATTGTTGGTGCTGATGGTTGGATTGGGTTCGGATCGAGTATATATAAgatatttagataattttttaaatttagatccAGTCCAAAAAGTAGATTTACTTTTTTGTCAAATCCAacttaattttacaaaaataagcGTGGGTCTAACCTGGTCTACTCATATTCAacttttttagattaattttatttaaaattaattttaaaaaaattaatacactAAATGCtctaaaaaagttaaaataaaatttttctaacacattaaaaaatatttatattaaaaacacaaaaatataataaatattttattttattaataaaattttatattttaagttaggTTACTTagttgaataaatattttttatatcttgagtaataaatttaattgttattgaattaataatttaatataaatatatatatagattgtCAATTTTAGCTAAGAGCCCCGACATGGAGTACCCATTTTTGTTTTGGTGAACTCGACTCTCCGTCGCTGGTGCACCATTTGATGCATCGATCATAAGTAAGATAGCATTAAACGCTTTCAATTGGaatttgtgaaaatatgaacacccttaaaaaattatttaaaagtctGGAGGTAAAACTGACAGTGATGGATGCGAGATGAATTCAGTGGATTAGGGTGTTGGGTGAACTAGTTGTGAAAGGGATAAAGAGGGAGATTGGAAAGGATGGTTTACTTACCCCTATCTTCGTAGGGGTGAGATCCATTTATATTGGAATACGTCTATAGATGCATATGGTAATTTTTGATTGGTTCGTTGCTTCACTTAAAAGGATCAAAATAAGTGGATGATATGACATTGTAGGGTATGCAGGCAATAGGGGAAAAGGGTTCCATTAATATAAATAGTGATAGCTCGATGTCCCCATAATCTGAGTAAACAATGCCTCTGAGAGAAATTTGTTGGCAAAGTACTCGTTGTCCGACGAAAGTGTCATgtctaataatattaaatatataaaagataaaatatctcaaaaataattataataatgataaaatacaCAAACATGACACTGAAAATGGAATGGAAAATGCATTTTGATTAAGTGGAAAACCCTGCATTTTGGGATTGTTATTTTCGTTAAGAAGCTAAATGAAATTAAGCCTCAGCTCTGCTCTCATTTTTGTCTAACAGTGGAGCAGAATGGGCTATGAGGTTCTCAGTTTGGCATCCATCATCAGATGAAGTTCTCTTTGATTTCTCAGGTTTCCAGTACATTGCATAGAGTACCAACTGAGCTGTTCCAAGCACAAATCCACTCCCATTTGGTATCTATAACCAAAATCAGAAATCGTTAAGTCTCCCCTATTAgtatctaaatatatataaattaaagagACTTATCTCAAATCCATTAACTATTAAAGAAGGGATGGGAACTCACTCCAATAAACCAGTCTCTAGTAAGCACAGCATAGACAGTCCAAGTTAGTCCATTGATGAAAAGGATGAAAGATAGGAGGAAAGGCATGTAGTCCACACTCTTTGTTCTCACTACTGTTTTCTGCACTTCACAACTACAAGCGTTATTGATTATAGGAAAACCATAATAACCATATAATACAAGCATTACTGGTGGAAAATTATTGTTACCATGATAGAAAGAGGTGAACCATAGGTAAGTACACTGAAAAGCAGAGACAAGAAGCCTGCAATAGTTATCTGCATTTCTCTATTACAGGACAGCTGAGTTATCAAAACAGCTGCTATTGGCAACACCACATCCAAAACACCAAAAAGTACGGCAGTTATGGCctgaaattttcataacaaaGTTGTTAATTAGTGATTCCATTcatttaagtaaatataatatgtatttgactaaataataataatatcatctATCTAGCTAAGGATTAATGGCTCTTACTCTCGCTCTGGGAGGTGCAAAAATTAGGAAGATGATGACATATACAAGCTCAAGGACAGCACCAAAGCCATTAACAGTGGCTACCAGAATACTATTAGGCTTCACAACTCCATAATAAACCCACATGTAACCATTTAATAGCTTCACCACATACGGAAGACTCTCGAATTCTTCGGTCGATCTACGTTGTACGATGTGCCAAAACGTTTTCCTGAACAACAGCAAAATCAAATgattcaatgaaacaaacacaTGGTTCCGACCTTAAGTTGTGTAATGAATCCTCAGCTTACACTGGAGCAAGGTAAACCAGACCTGTTGTTATGTTCCCTGAAAAACATGCAATAAGAAATCATTCATACTGTGCATGCAAGAGATTTTGATGCAGCAAAAGATGAAAATGGAGTTTTTGGGATTTACCTAGCAACCCAAAAATGGTGACTAAACTAAGCATTTTGATTGGAATTCAGATCCAAAAGACAAGGAATAAACAACTCAACTCCTCATCGACAGATAGAATCgctgataaaatatataaatatgtatatatcagTCAGGTTAGTTAATGACATGGTATGGATTGTGCTAgttgtattatttatatgtaacattaaaaTCAGTGATGTATACTCCAGACATGAATATTGGAAGAAGAAAAGTCGTCGATTTGGCCGGCgttaattttagatatttttattgatgtggAGGGGCCGCTTTCAGTGAGACATGATTAATTGGAAGAAGATTAGTCGTCGATTTGACCTGtgttaattttagatatttttattggttaatATAAAGAAGGCGGAGGGGCCAATTCAAAGCCGCAAAGggattttttagaaattaataattCTGTTTAGGGTTGTTTAGCGTAAATGTTTTTACATAAACCTCCAATAATTCGAAATCTGAACTATCGACCCGTGACTCGAGAGGAGGGGTCGTAAGCCCAGTTCGAGAGCCCTACACTAGGGGCTCGCGAGCCCAGCTTGCAAGTCCCTAAGTGTTCACAATAGAGGTTACGAAGTCAAGCGAGTAGACCAATGAACACATTAAATCTAGAACAACATACATGTTGGCATGCATGGAGATTACTTCGGATGTCACTTTAATGAACAGTAATCATATCTTATAAATACCCAATTTTCTCCACCTAAAAACACACATGATAATACAGAATTTCCACTCttacaaaaaataattcttGCATATATAAAATGATGGTGATTTGAATAAAGGATAAGCCATGAAAGAGTAGCGATGGGTGGACAAGGTATCTGTTGAAATGCAAATAAGTTAATTTTGGATAGTGTTTGAGGATAAAACTGTCCAAATATCATCTGTGGTCCGCATTTGCGATATTAGTATCTTGCAAAATcttctcaatttaatttttatttcttttatttattaactagATATTGCACACCGTGacaattaagaaaataaaaataaaattatttttaaaacaattaatttaactatataatattttttttgatattttttaaagtaaattacatAAGGATCCttaattacatttaatatattatataactcaatttgattactattttttttacatttttttgtgATAAAAACATAACTAAGGAATGACTCAAACAATTTAAGTTCATTATCATTACTACAAGCTATTTTCGTTAGATAATCtgtaactttatttttttttctcaagaaATATGTTGGACTCGTCATTGAACTGCACTTGCCAACAGCTGATGAATTCGTTTTATCAAAGTAGAATTTGAGTCCATTGATGAGTTATCTCGAATCTCTTACATTTTCGTCTCATCAACTCAACTCAATTACCCAAAAAAAGATTTTAACAACAACATAATTCTTTTTCGTAAAATTTTAACTAAGTTTAGagctatttttataaaatgtctaATGTGGTAtttgtattttgaaaatgttcaatGTGGTGCTTGAgttataaatatgtgtttttattATGGTACCTATACTTTCCTAAAATGTCCaatatgatatatgtattttaCAAATGTCCAAtgtggtacttgaactttcaatatgtgttttattatggtACATGGTGCTAACAATGTTGGTAAATTGTTGAATCGACCAATGAAAATTCAACATGTAGAATGTTTtctaaattatcatcaagttcACATGGATAACATTATATGAAAAACTAAACatattaaacttatataaaaaaagtaaatattaaacttatataaGCAAAATGTCATCTCCTCCATTTAAGCAAATGGTATTACCttctcaaaaaaatttccatttgaagtaatattttaattgattttaaatattatttttattatccaTGAAAGTACAAGTATTTTCATGTAAATTTAGTATttacttcttctttttattaaccatatgtttagtttttgttttctaattcatttttatttagtttttcataCAATATTATATCATCCATGTGAATTTgatgatttaaaaagaattctACATGTCTAATTTTCATTGGTCGATTTAGCAATTCACTAATATTGGTAACACTATGTActataataaaacacatattgaatattttattaaaatataaatatcataataaaatatatattaaaagttgaaatattacgttagatattttcaaaatgcaaatatcacactaaacattttataaaagtaacTATATTGAATGTTAGATTTCAGggtattttacaaaaataatacagaaaaaataaaaaataccaaaatagtataccttttttttatttaccaaagtGGTACAAAAAAAAGCAAACAGTAAAAAATGGGAtgccacaggcggcaccaaaggtgccactgccacaggcggcaccacTCTATTATATACTAGCTTCACTCCAGCTAAAGGAGGAGaagaaggaggaggaggaggaggttCTAccagaaaaagagagaaaaagaagaaaaaaatagaaaaaataaggtattttttaaaaaaataatggattatcttgttattatgtttttttgtattatttttattatttttttgttgttagtttagctattattgttagttattacgattaataaaacttatattgatggttttagttagtattattattgttagttttagggtttagttattaataattattgttacttagtattattattagtaaaaactaatattattattatggttagttattaggattagtaaaaccctaattattattttagttagtatgaTTGTTAgttttacattatattattgttagttattatttttagtaaaaccttaattattattgttagttaatattattttgagtaaaaaactattattattgttattgtgttagttattaggattagtggttaaacGTTGTTCATGTACAAAATGATAACTGAAAAAGTATGAGCTTATTTACCGTTCGAGATtgttttttgagattttgtttattttttggcAGATTGAATATTAAAGATGGATGTtaagttttttgtatgcgtttatttcgatggagtcatcttgacaacaagtgttggatgtatatttgaatgtcggcaacaaatagcaatgagatttaatagaaatatctcGTTGGATGATATGAAGGgaaggattaatgcaaaaattgttAGACGTTCTGGAAGAAgtatatcaaaaattttctacaagtttctaATTTTGACAAATCCGATCAAATTCACCGAAATAgaacttgtagacgacgaagacgtggagacaatggtcgctctTTACTGTGGGAATAAGAGTGAcaagaatgcaccgattcacttatttgttGAGTTAGCCGGTATTgagcaaaatgaagatgtcaATGCATATGGTGAAGAACACGGAGCTGAAGAACCATGGATagtggctccaatatcatatGTTGATAGTGAATCGATTATGGGTGGGATCAGTATCGATctgaatattacacccgatattgatgtggttgtggtgaagaagaaggtggtAGCGATCATTGTGATGATGAGGTTGATAGTGACGGTGATCCCGATGTGGAAGATGTACTtgatgatattgacgatgaagatgtcAATAACGATGGAAACATTAACGCTTCTTTGGTTGGGAACCAGATGCGACGTATTTTGATACATaataatcc
The nucleotide sequence above comes from Gossypium raimondii isolate GPD5lz chromosome 13, ASM2569854v1, whole genome shotgun sequence. Encoded proteins:
- the LOC105781114 gene encoding bidirectional sugar transporter SWEET17; protein product: MLSLVTIFGLLGNITTGLVYLAPVKTFWHIVQRRSTEEFESLPYVVKLLNGYMWVYYGVVKPNSILVATVNGFGAVLELVYVIIFLIFAPPRARAITAVLFGVLDVVLPIAAVLITQLSCNREMQITIAGFLSLLFSVLTYGSPLSIMKTVVRTKSVDYMPFLLSFILFINGLTWTVYAVLTRDWFIGIPNGSGFVLGTAQLVLYAMYWKPEKSKRTSSDDGCQTENLIAHSAPLLDKNESRAEA